The genome window CGTACACGATCTCCAGGGAGGCCGGTTTCGTCGTGGCCTGCGCGAGCTCCGCCTTCGCCTTCTCCAGGTCGTGCGTGTAACCCGGGACGTCGGGGGCGGACCAGTTGGCGAGGCCTGACGGGATGATCCCCTTCGCCGGCGTCCCGTATCCCTTGAACGCGCCCTTCACGATCGCCGCGTAGTCGATGGCGTACGCGATCGCCTTCCTGACGTGGAGGTCGGCGAGCGCTGCGTGCGTGGTGTTGAAGCTCAGATGCTCGATCTGGCTGGACGGAAGGGCTTTCAGTGTCGAGCCGTAGATGCTCGCGTCCTGCGGGGCGAGGTACTGCGAGATGTCGGCCTGCCCGGACTGGAGCATCGCGGCGGCCTGGTTGGAGTCGGTGACGGTGTCGATGACGACGCGCTTCGCGCCGATCTTCTCGTAGTAGTGCGGGTTGGCGCTCAGGACGGTCTCGCCGCCCGTCGACCAGGAGTCGACCGCGTAGGCGCCCGCTCCGATCGGCTTCTGCCAGTACGCGTCCTCGGTCTTGCCGCCGAAGTCCTTCGGGAAGATCGCCGAGGAGCTCCAGGTCATCAGGACCGGCAGGATCGTGTTCGTGTCGGTCATGTGGAACACGACCGTGTGCGCGTCCGGAGAGGTGACGCTGCCGATGTCGCCGTACAGCGACCCGTAGTTCTTTCCCTTCGCCCAGACGCCCGCCGAGAAGATCACGTCGGCCGGGGTGACCGGGGTGCCGTCGGTGAACTTCACGCCGGGGCGGAGGGTGAACGTCCACGTCTTCGCCGCGTCGTCGTACGACCACTTCGTCGCGATGCCGGCGTCGACGTTGTGCCCGTCCGGGTTGGACTTCAGCAGGGGCTCCAGCACGTTGTCGAGCGTCTGGTAGGTCGCGTACGCCGCCGCCGAGTCGGGATTCCAGCCGTCGAACGACTCGGACCGGATCACGTGCAGGGTGTCGCCCGATCCCGCGCTCCCTGCGGAGCAGCCTGCAAGGCCGATGGAGCACAGTGCGACGGCGGTGAGGGCCGCCGTGATCGTCATGCCTCGTCGCATGAGAGCCTCTCGTTTAGGTCTAGGATTTGGATTAGATCCAAATATAGACCTGAACGAGAGGCGGTTGTCAAGCGCTGCTTCAGCGCGCAGCGTGCCGCGGCAGATCGCGCCAGATCGCCTGCTGAAGCTCTTCGTCGTGGAACAGGATCCGGACATCGCGTGTGTCGTTCTGGTCCGCGGCCCGTTCGACCGCTGCGCGCACGGCCGCGCTGCGACCGGAACTGAGCGCATCCGGATGGACGTACGACTGCCGAGCGACCGCCGGGGTGTTGCCGAGCATGTGGGCCGCCGCCGCGTAGGCGAGGGAGTCGGGCTTGCGACGACCGGTTGCTGCCGGCTCGAACTCCGCACCGCCGGCGACCGCGGCGGCGACGGCCGTCGCTCCCCAGGTCCGGAATGTCTTCGCCGTCGCGCCCGCGCCCACGAGCATGTGGATGTACGCGTTGACGGTCGCGCTGTCGATGTGGCGCAGTGCGCCCTCCTCTTCGATGACGAAGAGCAGGCTGTCCGGCGGCCGGTCGACCTCCAACAGCTGCCGCACGAACTTCGCCGCGACCGGGTCGGCGAGCTGCAGGTGGAGGTTCAGGTGCTCTTTGCCGACGAAGTCGAAGGTGAGCGTCTCGCCCGCGACGGCGACGTCGCTGCGAGCGAGCGTGGTCAGGCCGTGCGTGTGGTTGTCGCGCGCGTACTCGGCGTTCCCGACCCGGAACAGGCCCCGGTCGAGGAGGCGCACCACGGTCGCGGCGACCCTGGTCGCGCTGTCGTGATCGGCGTCGCCGAGGTCGGCGGCGACCGCCGCACGCAGCCGGGGAAGGTGGCGGGCGAAGTCGATCATGTGCGCGAACTTGTTCTCGGCGGCCTCCGCGACTGCCGCGTCCGAGTAGCGGTACTGGGTGCGATTCCGCGAATCCACACCGGTGGCCTGCACGCGACTGGTCGGATCCGC of Leifsonia shinshuensis contains these proteins:
- a CDS encoding ABC transporter substrate-binding protein, with amino-acid sequence MTITAALTAVALCSIGLAGCSAGSAGSGDTLHVIRSESFDGWNPDSAAAYATYQTLDNVLEPLLKSNPDGHNVDAGIATKWSYDDAAKTWTFTLRPGVKFTDGTPVTPADVIFSAGVWAKGKNYGSLYGDIGSVTSPDAHTVVFHMTDTNTILPVLMTWSSSAIFPKDFGGKTEDAYWQKPIGAGAYAVDSWSTGGETVLSANPHYYEKIGAKRVVIDTVTDSNQAAAMLQSGQADISQYLAPQDASIYGSTLKALPSSQIEHLSFNTTHAALADLHVRKAIAYAIDYAAIVKGAFKGYGTPAKGIIPSGLANWSAPDVPGYTHDLEKAKAELAQATTKPASLEIVYDASNQSDNDVAQILKQDLAPLGIQLKLSPLETGAFLDRAYGLTADLTLWSYGAVSPDVVDPLAWISGTSWLFSGVKTDEVTAQFHAYASAPSAADKKGIIRQVQDDGITELPAAALAQFQVLYAVAARVHGFAPTPWGMYHWSDITLSGS